From one Solanum stenotomum isolate F172 chromosome 12, ASM1918654v1, whole genome shotgun sequence genomic stretch:
- the LOC125847961 gene encoding obg-like ATPase 1 isoform X1, whose translation MPPKAAKGKEVPAERPILGRFSSHLKIGIVGLPNVGKSTLFNTLTKLSIPAENFPFCTIEPNEARVHVPDERFEWLCQLYKPKSEVAAFLEIHDIAGLVRGAHAGQGLGNSFLSHIRAVDGIFHVLRAFEDPDIIHVDDTVDPVRDLEVISEELRLKDIEFMERRIEDLDKSMKRSNDKQLKIEHELCLRVKASLEEGKDVRLGEWKAADIEFLNTFQLLTAKPIVYLVNMNEKDYQRKKNKFLPKIHAWVQEHGGEIIIPFSAAVERNLADIPPDEAAKYCEENKLISCLPKIIKTGFAAINLIYFFTAGPDEVKCWQIRRLMKAPQAAGTIHTDFERGFICAEVMKFEDLKELGSESAVKAAGKYKQEGKTYVVQDGDIIFFKFNVSGGGKK comes from the exons ATGCCACCTAAAGCAGCTAAAGGTAAAGAAGTTCCTGCCGAAAGGCCTATTCTTGGCCGTTTCTCATCCCACTTGAAAATTGGAATC GTAGGATTACCAAATGTGGGGAAGTCTACTCTCTTCAACACACTGACAAAGTTATCCATTCCGGCAGAAAACTTTCCTTTTTGTACTATCGAGCCTAATGAAGCTCGAGTGCACGTTCCTGATGAGCGTTTTGAATGGCTCTGTCAACTCTACAAGCCCAAGAGTGAG GTGGCTGCCTTTTTGGAAATTCATGACATAGCTGGACTTGTTCGAGGTGCTCATGCAGGACAAGGATTGGGGAACAGTTTCTTATCCCACATCCGTGCAGTTGATGGCATTTTCCATGTTCTAC GCGCATTTGAAGATCCAGATATTATCCATGTCGATGACACTGTTGATCCTGTGAGAGACTTAGAGGTTATAAGTGAGGAACTAAGGCTTAAG GACATCGAGTTCATGGAGAGAAGGATAGAAGATCTTGATAAGAGTATGAAGAGAAGCAATGACAAACAATTGAAAATAGAGCATGAATTGTGTCTAAGG GTCAAAGCATCACTCGAGGAAGGCAAAGATGTTCGTCTGGGGGAGTGGAAAGCTGCAGATATTGAATTCTTGAATACTTTCCAGCTCCTTACTGCGAAACCGATTGTTTACTTG GTTAATATGAATGAGAAAGATTATCAAAGGAAAAAGAACAAGTTTCTGCCCAAGATTCATGCATG GGTGCAGGAGCACGGTGGTGAAATAATTATTCCTTTCAGTGCTGCTGTGGAGAGAAACCTTGCTGATATACCACCAGATGAAGCAGCAAAATACTGTGAAGAGAACAAGTTAATAAG TTGCCTCCCAAAAATCATTAAGACTGGATTTGCAGCCATTaatcttatttatttcttcACAGCAGGGCCAGATGAG GTTAAATGCTGGCAAATCCGCAGGCTGATGAAGGCTCCTCAAGCTGCTGGAACAATTCATACAGATTTTGAGAGAGGGTTCATCTGTGCTGAG GTGATGAAATTTGAAGATCTAAAGGAACTTGGTAGTGAATCGGCTGTAAAG GCTGCTGGGAAGTATAAGCAGGAGGGTAAGACCTATGTGGTCCAAGATGGTGATATTATTTTCTTCAAGTTCAATGTCTCTGGGGGTGGGAAGAAGTGA